GCGGGCGCGCACGGCTTCGCGGGCGAGATCGGCCACATCGTCGTACGGCCCGGCGGGACCCCGTGCCCGTGCGGCCAGCTCGGCTGTCTGGAACGGTACGCGTCGGCGGCGGCGGTGAGCGAGGCATGGGCCGCGGCTTCCGGCACCCCCGGCGCGGACGCGGCGGACTGCGCCGAAGCCGTCCGCTCCGGCGACCCGCGCGCCCACCGGGTCTGGCAGCACGCGGTCGACGCCCTCGCCGACGGCCTGGTCACCGCCCTCACCCTGCTGGACCCGCGCACCCTGATCATCGGCGGCGGCCTGGCGGAAGCGGGCGACACCCTGTTCACAGCACTGCGCGCCGCCGTCCAGGAACGGATCACCTTCCAGAAGCTTCCGGTCATCGCCCCCGCAGCCCTCGGAGACACGGCAGGCTGCCTGGGCGCGGGCCTGCTCGCCTGGGATCTCCTGACCACCACAGACCTCACGGAGGTAACGCCCTGATGGCACCCGACCCAGGGGCGCGGGGAACTGCGCGACCAGCCCCCACCGTCCCGCACACTCCCCACAGCCTGGTGTTCAGGGGCGCCAGAGCCGTACTCCCCACAGGAATCACCGACGGCGCCCAACTCGCCGTCGAGGGAACCAGGTTCACCGGGCGCCCGCACGAGAGCGCCCACGAGATCGACGTGAGCGACCACTGGCTGGTACCCGGTTTCGTAGACCTCCACAACCACGGTGGAGGCGGAGCCTCCTTCACCTCGGGCACCGCCGAGGACATCCTCAAGGGCATCCACACCCACCGGATCCACGGCACCACCACCCTCGTCGCGAGCACCGTCACCGGCGACATGGACACCCTCACCGCCCAGGCCGGCCTCCTGTCCGAACTCGCCGAGCAGGGCGACATCGCCGGCGTCCACTTCGAGGGCCCCTTCATCTCGCCGTGCCGCAAGGGCGCCCACTCCGAGGCACTGCTGCGCGACCCGGACCCGGCGGACGTCCGCAAGCTGGTCGACGCGGCGCGCGGCCGGGCCGCCATGGTCACCCTCGCCACCGAACTCCCCGGCGGCCTCGACTCCGTACGGCTGCTCGTCGAGCACGGCGTCCTCGCCGCGATCGGGCACACGGACGCGACGTACGAGCAGACGGTGGAGGCCATCGACGCGGGCGCCACCGTCGCCACGCACCTCTTCAACGCGATGCCGGCCCTGGGACACCGCACCCCGGGCCCGATCGCCGCCCTCCTCGAAGACGAGCGCGTCACCGTCGAACTCATCAACGACGGCACGCACTTGCACCCCGCCTCCCTCCAACTCGCCTTCCACCACGCGGGCGCGGACCGCGTGGCGTTCATCACGGACGCGATGGACGCGGCCGGCTTCGGCGACGGCCGCTATCTGCTCGGCCCGCTGGAGGTCGAGGTCAGCGAGGGCGTGGCGCGACTGGTCGAAGGGGGTTCGATCGCGGGCTCCACGCTCACCCTGGACCGCGCCTTCAAACGGGCGGTCACCGTCGACCGGCTCCCGGTCCCGGACGCGGTCGCCGCCCTGTCCGCCAACCCGGCCCGGCTGCTGGGGATCTACGACCGGGTGGGGTCCCTGGAACCGGGCAAGGACGCGGACCTGGTCCTGCTGGACGCGGACTTCACGGTCAAGGGAGTGATGCGCAAGGGGAGTTGGGTATTGAAGCCCCAACTGCCCTGAGCTGAGAGGGGGGAGGTCGACGGGATGATCCTCACCGTCACACTGAACACCGCGCTCGACATCACCTACCGCGTAAGGGAGTTACGCCCGTACGCCTCCCACCGGGTCACCTCGGTGACCGAACGCCCCGGCGGCAAGGGCCTGAACGTGGCCCGGGTCCTGGCCGCCCTCGGCCACGAGGTGGCGGTCACCGGCTTCGCGGGCGGCCCGGCCGGACGGGCCGTACAGGACCAACTCACCGCCACACCAGGCGTGCTGGACGCCCTGGTCCCGGTGTCGGGTTCGACCCGCCGCACGGTGGCGGTGGTCGAGGACACGGCCACGGACCTGACCCCGCACCCGACCCAGCTCAACGAGCCCGGCCCACAGATCACCCCGGCCGAGTGGTCCGCCTTCCAGGACGTGTACGAGGGACTGCTGCCGTCCGTCTCCGTGGTGGCCCTCTGCGGCAGCCTGCCACCGGGGGTGCCGGTGGGGGCGTACGCCGACCTCGTCCGCACGGCACGGGCAGCGGGCGTGCCCGTGCTCCTCGACGCCGACGGGGAGCCGCTCAGGCGCGGGGTCGCCGCCCGCCCCGACCTGGTCAAGCCGAACGCCGGTGAACTCGCCGAACTCACCGGCTCCCACGAGCCGTCGCAGGCCACCCGGGACGCCCGCAGACGCGGGGCACGGGCCGTGGTGGCCTCACTCGGCCCCGACGGGCTCCTCGCGGCGACCCCGGAGGGCCACTGGCGGGCGACCCCGCCGGCCCGCGTCCGGGGCAACCCGACGGGCGCCGGCGACTCGGCGGTCGCGGGCCTGCTGTCGGGCCTGGTCGACCAACTCCCCTGGCCCGAACGCCTGATCCGCGCGGTGGCCCTGTCGACGGCGACGGTACTGGCCCCGGTGGCGGGCGAGTTCGACCACGCCGTGTACGAGGAGCTGACGGGACAAGTGACGGTGACGAGCGGGGCGACGGCGGCCTGAGGCTCCGGGCCCCGGGTCGACGGGGCCCCGCCGCCGTCAGGTCAGCCCTTCGCCAGGTACAGCTGGTCGATGTTGACGTCGCACTGGTTCCCCTGCTCGCAGGAGATCTTGAGCTCGTTGGTGCCCTTGTTCAGCTGGACGGACGCCCAGGTGTTCGTCCAGCCCTTCGCGTAGTCGCCCTCGTCGGCATTGGCGAAGTTGCCCAGGTTGACCGGGCGGGACTGGGCAGTGCCGTTGACCGTCAGCGTCGCGGTGGCGTCCTTGCCGGGTACGCCGTAGAGGACGTACAGCCGGTAGGTGCCCTTCTTCGCGATGCCGCTGACGTTCCACGTGACCGACGCACCCACGTTGTTGAAGTTGCCCACGTAGACACCGCCGGCCGCCTTCGCGCCCTCGACGTCCGATGTGGTGGCGGCGCCGCCGCCGAGCAGCAGGGCCTTCGCGTCGATGGCCGGGAGTTCGTCCTCCGAGGCCGCCGAGGTGCTGGCCGACGGGGACGGCTCGGCGCTCTGTCCGGTCGTCGGGGTGGCTCCGGCCTCGCTGCCCTTCTCCTTGTCGTCGTCGCCGCCCATCATGGCCACGCCGATACCTATGACGACCGCGGCGACCACCGCGATGGCGCCGATCAGCAGTCCCTTGGTGTTGGGGCCGGAGCCCCGCCCGCCTCTGCTGCCGCCACCACCGCCGTACGCGGGCTGCTGCGGGGCCGTGGGGCCGCCGCCGAAGGCCTCGGGCGCCTGGTAGTGGGTGTTCGGGCTGCCGTACGCCCCCTGCTGCTGCGGGATCGCCTGACCGTACTGCGCGGTCGGGGCCGTCTGGCCGTACGCGGGCTGCTGGCCCTGGCCGGGAGCCTGCACCGGACCCGCCGGGGGGCTGTACTGGCGCTCGCCGACCGGCCGCACCCGGCCGACCGAGTTCGGGTAGCCGTAGCCGCTGCTCGGCGGCTGAGCTCCGTTGGCCCGCCCGTCTTCGTACAGGTAGCCGAACGGATCGTCGTCCTCGGGCGTGCTCGCGCCGCTGTTGCCGGGCGTCATCCCTTGGTCTCCTCAACAGGTGCGGGGTGGGACTTCTGCGGGGTGGACCACAGGGTGTTGCGAGGTCCTGGT
The DNA window shown above is from Streptomyces sp. NBC_01451 and carries:
- a CDS encoding ROK family protein codes for the protein MRHVIALDVGGTAMKAALIGPDGALLHQTRRATGRERGPDAVVEEILGFAADLRAHGIAHLGENAAAAGVSVPGIVDAERGLAVYAANLGWHDVPLRDLLAERLGLPVALGHDVRTGGLAEGRIGAGQGADRFFFVALGTGIAGAIGVDGRVEAGAHGFAGEIGHIVVRPGGTPCPCGQLGCLERYASAAAVSEAWAAASGTPGADAADCAEAVRSGDPRAHRVWQHAVDALADGLVTALTLLDPRTLIIGGGLAEAGDTLFTALRAAVQERITFQKLPVIAPAALGDTAGCLGAGLLAWDLLTTTDLTEVTP
- the nagA gene encoding N-acetylglucosamine-6-phosphate deacetylase — its product is MAPDPGARGTARPAPTVPHTPHSLVFRGARAVLPTGITDGAQLAVEGTRFTGRPHESAHEIDVSDHWLVPGFVDLHNHGGGGASFTSGTAEDILKGIHTHRIHGTTTLVASTVTGDMDTLTAQAGLLSELAEQGDIAGVHFEGPFISPCRKGAHSEALLRDPDPADVRKLVDAARGRAAMVTLATELPGGLDSVRLLVEHGVLAAIGHTDATYEQTVEAIDAGATVATHLFNAMPALGHRTPGPIAALLEDERVTVELINDGTHLHPASLQLAFHHAGADRVAFITDAMDAAGFGDGRYLLGPLEVEVSEGVARLVEGGSIAGSTLTLDRAFKRAVTVDRLPVPDAVAALSANPARLLGIYDRVGSLEPGKDADLVLLDADFTVKGVMRKGSWVLKPQLP
- a CDS encoding 1-phosphofructokinase family hexose kinase, producing MILTVTLNTALDITYRVRELRPYASHRVTSVTERPGGKGLNVARVLAALGHEVAVTGFAGGPAGRAVQDQLTATPGVLDALVPVSGSTRRTVAVVEDTATDLTPHPTQLNEPGPQITPAEWSAFQDVYEGLLPSVSVVALCGSLPPGVPVGAYADLVRTARAAGVPVLLDADGEPLRRGVAARPDLVKPNAGELAELTGSHEPSQATRDARRRGARAVVASLGPDGLLAATPEGHWRATPPARVRGNPTGAGDSAVAGLLSGLVDQLPWPERLIRAVALSTATVLAPVAGEFDHAVYEELTGQVTVTSGATAA
- a CDS encoding CBM35 domain-containing protein, with amino-acid sequence MTPGNSGASTPEDDDPFGYLYEDGRANGAQPPSSGYGYPNSVGRVRPVGERQYSPPAGPVQAPGQGQQPAYGQTAPTAQYGQAIPQQQGAYGSPNTHYQAPEAFGGGPTAPQQPAYGGGGGSRGGRGSGPNTKGLLIGAIAVVAAVVIGIGVAMMGGDDDKEKGSEAGATPTTGQSAEPSPSASTSAASEDELPAIDAKALLLGGGAATTSDVEGAKAAGGVYVGNFNNVGASVTWNVSGIAKKGTYRLYVLYGVPGKDATATLTVNGTAQSRPVNLGNFANADEGDYAKGWTNTWASVQLNKGTNELKISCEQGNQCDVNIDQLYLAKG